The following proteins are encoded in a genomic region of Fusarium oxysporum f. sp. lycopersici 4287 chromosome 1, whole genome shotgun sequence:
- a CDS encoding minichromosome maintenance protein 4 (cell division control protein 54) gives MSSPTKRSTRSSATPRRAAGNSETPRQGNSQLDAPSSPLHYQSSSPGPSNQNNLPRDVSSPFGHMTNSQSDVPSPPLRQMTDTQSDLDPERTPRANLTTPAYHGGSSPIHYEPSSSPGRSLRQQSELRSESSGLFLGSQLGTPAPHRRGDINSDATRTPRASRRVILDDAGRVVREGPADGSDAASFANRDPNTSEADVLGGQGQSLIWGTTVSIDDTFASFKEFLRNFTQKYRMYRDGASDEDVQNAPDAESKPYWEALENMLLLGTTRLYLDISDLNLYPPTRKLWHQIQAYPQEIVPVMDQSVHDMMVEIARAETLRNRQSQSSAGHQASQQSTQSSEPVFPSSDRPEEAPTPRTQPDQQQQASLEDQVASSIYVVRPFGLDKTTNLRDLNPSDMDRLISIKGLVIRTTPVIPDMKDAFFRCNVCNHSVNVGLDRGKIREPTECPREICKSKNSMLIVHNRCSFEDKQVIKLQETPDAVPAGQTPHSVSVCVYNELVDFCKAGDRVELTGIFRVSPVRVNPRQRALKSVHKTYVDVLHIQKVDKKRMGADPSTLGVAGEEEAEAGENGIEETRKITIEDEEKIRETAARDDIYELLARSLAPSIYEMDDVKKGILLQLFGGTNKTFQKGGSPKYRGDINVLLCGDPSTAKSQMLSYVHKIAPRGVYTSGKGSSAVGLTAYVTRDPETRQLVLESGALVLSDGGVCCIDEFDKMSDATRSVLHEVMEQQTVSVAKAGIITTLNARTSILASANPIGSRYNPDLPVPQNIDLPPTLLSRFDLVYLILDNADEKNDRRLAKHLLSLYLEDKPQSAPNKNDILPVEFLTLYISYARSKIQPTISQEAAQELVDCYVAMRSLGQDVRAADKRITATTRQLESMIRLSEAHAKMRLSETVTRDDVREANRLIQSALKTAATDAQGRIDMSLLTEGTSAADRKRRDELRTALLRLLDDMTAGGNTVRWTDVARRLSEGASIPVEQSEFNDVMRALEAESAIMITGEGARRTIRRVTSVA, from the exons ATGTCGTCGCCTACGAAAAGGTCGACACGCAGCTCAGCGACCCCTCGTCGTGCTGCTGGCAATTCAGAGACGCCCCGTCAAGGAAACTCTCAGCTCGATGCCCCTTCGAGTCCCCTCCACTATCAGTCTTCGTCACCAGGACCAAGCAATCAGAACAATCTCCCCCGAGATGTGTCTTCGCCATTTGGGCATATGACGAACAGCCAGAGCGATGTCCCTAGCCCTCCCCTGCGACAGATGACAGATACTCAAAGCGACCTGGATCCTGAAAGAACACCTCGAGCAAACCTAACCACACCGGCCTATCATGGAG GATCTTCACCTATCCACTACGAGCCTAGCTCCAGCCCTGGCAGATCACTGCGACAACAGTCTGAGCTTCGAAGTGAGAGCAGCGGCTTGTTCTTGGGTTCTCAACTCGGCACGCCGGCGCCTCACCGCAGAGGCGATATCAATTCCGATGCGACTCGAACACCCCGTGCTTCTCGGCGAGTGATTCTCGACGATGCTGGCCGTGTAGTTCGTGAGGGTCCCGCTGATGGATCCGATGCCGCCTCTTTCGCGAACAGGGACCCCAATACGTCAGAGGCTGATGTTCTTGGTGGACAAGGACAAAGTCTTATTTGGGGCACGACTGTCTCTATCGACGATACCTTCGCATCGTTCAAGGAATTCCTTCGCAACTTTACACAGAAGTATCGGATGTACCGCGATGGTGCGTCAGATGAAGATGTTCAGAACGCTCCTGATGCAGAGTCAAAGCCATATTGGGAGGCTCTGGAGAACATGTTGCTCTTGGGAACAACACGACTTTATCTTGATATCTCTGACCTGAACCTATATCCACCAACCCGAAAGCTATGGCATCAAATTCAAGCCTACCCCCAGGAAATCGTGCCAGTCATGGATCAGTCCGTTCATGACATGATGGTTGAGATTGCACGGGCAGAGACTTTGAGAAACCGTCAGTCGCAGAGCAGCGCTGGCCACCAAGCCTCCCAACAGAGCACTCAGAGCTCAGAACCTGTCTTTCCCAGCTCGGATAGACCCGAAGAGGCGCCCACACCCCGGACACAACCAgatcaacagcagcaagctTCGCTGGAGGATCAAGTAGCTTCATCTATTTATGTGGTTCGACCATTTGGTCTGGACAAGACCACCAACCTGAGAGACCTGAATCCTTCTG ATATGGACCGCTTGATCAGCATCAAGGGTCTCGTTATCCGAACAACCCCCGTTATTCCTGATATGAAAGATGCCTTCTTTCGTTGCAATGTTTGCAACCACTCTGTCAATGTTGGCTTAGATCGTGGTAAAATTCGCGAGCCCACCGAGTGTCCTCGTGAGATTTGCAAGTCCAAGAACTCCATGTTGATCGTGCACAACAGATGTTCCTTCGAGGACAAGCAGGTCATTAAGCTTCAGGAGACACCCGATGCTGTGCCTGCTGGTCAGACGCCTCATTCAGTGTCGGTCTGCGTTTACAACGAGCTGGTCGACTTTTGCAAGGCTGGTGACCGTGTTGAGTTGACAGGTATCTTCCGTGTCAGCCCTGTTCGTGTCAACCCCCGCCAGCGTGCCCTCAAGAGCGTGCACAAAACATATGTTGATGTTCTTCACATTCAAAAGGTCGATAAGAAGCGCATGGGCGCTGACCCTTCTACGCTCGGTGTCGCTGGTgaggaggaagctgaagccgGAGAGAACGGCATCGAAGAGACACGAAAGATCACGAttgaggacgaagagaagatccGGGAGACAGCCGCCCGTGATGATATCTACGAGCTTCTTGCTCGTTCCCTAGCTCCCTCTATCTACGAAATGGACGACGTCAAGAAGGGCATCCTGCTGCAACTCTTTGGGGGCACCAACAAGACTTTCCAAAAGGGTGGTAGTCCCAAATATCGAGGTGACATTAATGTCCTCCTCTGTGGTGACCCGTCGACAGCCAAGTCGCAGATGCTTTCGTACGTTCACAAGATTGCCCCCCGCGGCGTTTACACGAGTGGCAAGGGATCCTCAGCTGTCGGTTTAACTGCGTACGTTACTCGCGACCCAGAAACAAGACAGCTTGTCCTCGAATCTGGAGCCCTGGTCTTATCAGACGGTGGTGTCTGCTGTATCGATGAGTTTGATAAGATGTCTGATGCTACGCGCTCCGTACTCCACGAAGTGATGGAGCAGCAGACCGTCTCAGTCGCCAAAGCCGGTATTATCACCACTCTCAATGCGCGAACTAGTATCCTCGCCTCCGCAAACCCTATCGGCAGTCGGTACAACCCCGATCTTCCTGTTCCTCAAAATATTGACCTCCCTCCTACCCTCCTCTCGCGATTTGACCTCGTGTACCTCATCCTGGACAAtgccgatgagaagaacGATCGACGCTTGGCCAAACATCTTTTATCGCTTTACCTTGAGGACAAGCCCCAATCCGCTCCCAACAAGAATGATATTCTGCCAGTCGAGTTCCTCACTCTCTATATTTCCTATGCGAGATCCAAGATTCAACCTACTATCTCACAAGAAGCGGCTCAGGAGTTGGTCGACTGCTATGTTGCCATGCGCTCCCTTGGACAAGATGTCCGCGCCGCTGATAAGCGTATCACTGCCACCACCCGTCAGCTTGAGAGTATGATTCGTCTCTCCGAAGCTCACGCCAAGATGCGCCTTTCTGAGACTGTCACACGTGACGATGTTCGCGAGGCCAATCGTCTCATTCAGAGCGCCCTCAAGACCGCCGCCACAGATGCTCAGGGACGTATCGACATGAGTCTCCTCACTGAGGGAACAAGTGCTGCTGATCGCAAGCGTCGCGATGAGCTACGTACCGCTCTCCTACGCCTCTTGGATGACATGACAGCTGGTGGCAACACCGTGCGTTGGACTGATGTTGCTCGCCGACTGAGTGAGGGCGCCAGCATTCCTGTCGAACAGTCCGAATTCAACGACGTGATGAGGGCTCTTGAGGCGGAGAGCGCCATCATGATCACAGGCGAAGGAGCAAGAAGGACCATCCGCAGAGTGACCTCTGTTGCATAG
- a CDS encoding hexokinase — MSGSMADVPKDLADEIHKLEKLFTVEPAKLKEITDHFVSELAKGLSVEGGSIPMNPTWVMSYPDGYETGTYLALDMGGTNLRVCQISLTEEKSEFDILQSKYRMPEELKSGTSEELWEYIAECLYQFLETHHGDCSKLEKIPLGFTFSYPATQNYIDEGILQRWTKGFDIDGVEGKNIVPMFEEALKARGVPIKLAAIINDTTGTLIASAYTDTAMKIGCIFGTGCNAAYMEDCGSIPKIADLNLPADLPMAINCEWGAFDNEHKVLPRTAYDVTIDKESPRPGQQAFEKMIAGLYLGEIFRLILVDLHDNKAIHIFENQDIALLRKPYSLDASFLSAIEEYVFVLLGLRTLLIVCFRDPWENLTETYDLFVKKLNLKPTRPELELVRRTAELIGTRAARLSACGVAAICKKKGYESCHVGADGSVFNKYPYFKERGAQALREILDWPVKTDKKAEDPIEVLTAEDGSGVGAALIAALTLKRINEGNMAGILHPENFK, encoded by the exons ATGTCAGGATCAATGGCCGATGTCCCTAAGGATCTCGCCGATGAGATTCacaagctcgagaagctctttACGGTAGAGCCCGCTaagctcaaggagatcaCCGACCACTTTGTCTCCGAATTGGCCAAAG GCCTCAGTGTTGAGGGGGGTAGCATC CCTATGAATCCTACCTGGGTCATGTCATACCCCGATGGCTATGAAACCGGAACTTACCTGGCCCTGGATATGGGCGGAACAAACCTGCGAGTCTGCCAGATCAGCCTGACCGAAGAGAAATCCGAGTTCGATATCCTCCAGTCCAAGTACCGCATGCCCGAGGAGCTCAAGTCTGGTACATCTGAAGAGCTTTGGGAATACATTGCCGAGTGTCTTTACCAATTCCTCGAGACTCACCACGGAGACTGCAGCAAGCTGGAGAAAATCCCTCTGGGTTTCACATTTTCATATCCTGCCACCCAGAACTACATCGATGAGGGTATTCTACAGCGATGGACCAAGGGCTTCGACATTGATGGTGTGGAGGGCAAGAACATCGTGCCCATGTTTGAGGAGGCCCTGAAGGCTCGC GGCGTCCCCATCAAGCTTGCGGCTATCATTAATGATACTACTGGCACATTGATCGCTTCAGCCTATACTGATACCGCCATGAAGATCGGCTGCATCTTCGGTACGGGATGCAATGCTGCTTACATGGAAGACTGTGGTTCCATTCCCAAGATTGCCGACCTAAATTTGCCCGCTGATCTGCCCATGGCCATCAACTGCGAGTGGGGAGCTTTTGACAATGAGCACAAGGTCCTTCCCCGAACTGCCTACGATGTGACTATCGATAAGGAGTCTCCTCGCCCTGGACAACAGGCCTTCGAAAAGATGATTGCTGGTCTCTACCTCGGCGAGATTTTCCGACTCATCCTCGTCGACCTTCACGATAACAAGGCCATCCATATCTTTGAGAACCAGGACATTGCTCTGCTACGCAAGCCTTACTCCCTCGATGCTTCCTTCCTGTCTGCTATTGAAGAGTACGTTTTTGTTTTGCTGGGGCTACGCACACTGCTAATTGTCTGCTTTAGGGACCCCTGGGAGAACCTGACTGAGACGTATGATCTcttcgtcaagaagctgaatCTGAAGCCCACACGTCCCGAACTGGAGCTCGTTCGAAGGACCGCCGAGCTCATCGGCACACGTGCTGCTCGCCTTTCGGCTTGTGGTGTCGCTGCTATctgcaagaagaagggttaCGAATCTTGCCACGTCGGTGCTGATGGCTCCGTGTTCAACAAGTACCCCTACTTCAAGGAGCGAGGAGCTCAGGCTCTGCGAGAGATTCTCGACTGGCCTGTGAAGACcgacaagaaggctgaggacCCTATTGAGGTTCTTACTGCCGAGGACGGCAGTGGTGTCGGCGCCGCCCTGATTGCCGCCCTGACCCTTAAGCGAATCAATGAGGGCAACATGGCGGGTATCCTTCATCCCGAGAACTTCAAATAG
- a CDS encoding tRNA threonylcarbamoyladenosine biosynthesis protein encodes MRPSVMKFSIAQLSRTPNHKPQYHSFRRYLLTLTLSENTLFYFPKRDLQKTTYPSPILRTPLTSQTFGSQAAPAMETRIVKVPSKGSLGQFRPGDGLAKLNHWEVQCENKLALEALQDAAHLLRTKDTPVAFPTETVYGLGADATRTPSVKGIYSAKGRPSDNPLISHVCDLEMLRQYIGHTDETDPIPQRYRALIERFWPGPLTILLPNPVPSKLAPEVTAGLKTFGVRMPSSTLALSLIKLAGVPLAAPSANASTKPSPTAAQHVMDDLNGKIELILDGGHCQVGVESTVVDGLCDPPVVLRPGGIGIDELRSCPGWENVSIAYQDKSEEGKAAPRAPGMKYKHYSPKATVVLYESSFGEGGNGIASLDLKAANGTVNGHASNGERKGRVVGVIRTQRWKSGAGLRCASFQHRTDVQGPDEDDSPFQVYEGDLLDEKEQPIGKILDIDLGRGTEGIARGLFAALREFDRRGADTIFVDGIEDRSDIAAAVMNRLRKAASETRA; translated from the coding sequence ATGAGGCCCAGTGTGATGAAATTTTCTATCGCCCAACTATCGCGAACCCCGAACCACAAACCTCAATATCATAGTTTCCGAAGATATTTGCTAACGCTTACACTTTCGGAAAACACCCTCTTCTATTTTCCAAAGCGAGATTTACAAAAAACCACCTACCCCTCTCCGATATTGAGAACACCACTTACATCACAAACATTTGGCTCTCAGGCTGCGCCTGCAATGGAGACAAGGATAGTGAAAGTCCCGAGCAAGGGCTCTCTAGGCCAGTTTCGACCTGGCGATGGTCTCGCAAAATTGAATCACTGGGAAGTTCAATGTGAAAATAAACTCGCTCTTGAGGCTCTGCAAGATGCTGCTCACCTGCTACGGACCAAGGACACGCCTGTCGCATTCCCGACAGAGACTGTATATGGCCTTGGTGCAGATGCTACTCGGACTCCCTCAGTTAAAGGAATCTATTCGGCAAAGGGACGACCTTCAGATAACCCTCTCATTTCACATGTTTGCGACCTGGAAATGCTGCGACAGTATATCGGCCACACTGATGAAACTGATCCTATACCCCAACGATACAGGGCTTTGATAGAGCGTTTCTGGCCTGGACCTCTGACTATTCTTCTACCTAACCCGGTACCGTCGAAACTAGCGCCTGAGGTGACTGCAGGTCTCAAGACCTTTGGCGTGCgaatgccatcttcaaccctCGCCTTGTCTCTTATCAAGCTAGCTGGTGTACCCCTGGCAGCACCATCAGCCAACGCTTCCACCAAACCTTCACCCACAGCGGCACAACATGTGATGGACGACCTCAACGGAAAGATCGAGCTCATTTTGGACGGTGGACACTGCCAAGTAGGTGTGGAGAGCACTGTTGTGGATGGACTATGTGACCCCCCCGTCGTCCTTCGCCCAGGAGGTATCGGAATAGATGAGCTACGAAGCTGCCCCGGTTGGGAGAATGTATCAATAGCTTATCAAGACAAGAGCGAAGAGGGAAAAGCTGCACCTCGGGCTCCAGGGATGAAGTACAAGCACTACAGTCCAAAAGCTACAGTAGTGCTTTATGAGTCGAGTTTCGGAGAAGGGGGCAATGGAATAGCTTCTCTCGACTTGAAGGCGGCCAATGGGACAGTCAATGGCCATGCTAGCAACGGCGAGCGGAAGGGCAGGGTTGTTGGGGTTATTCGTACCCAGCGATGGAAGTCAGGGGCTGGTCTGCGATGCGCCAGCTTTCAGCATCGCACCGACGTACAAGGACCCGATGAGGATGACTCGCCATTCCAAGTATACGAGGGCGATCTGTTGGATGAAAAGGAGCAGCCAATAGGAAAGATCTTGGATATCGATCTGGGCAGAGGCACTGAAGGAATTGCGAGAGGTCTTTTTGCAGCGCTCCGGGAGTTTGATCGACGAGGCGCAGACACCATTTTTGTTGATGGTATAGAAGATAGAAGCGATATCGCAGCGGCGGTCATGAACCGGCTCCGTAAAGCGGCTTCAGAGACTAGAGCATGA
- a CDS encoding hexokinase, which translates to MVGLGPRRPPSRKGSMADVPKDLADEIHKLEKLFTVEPAKLKEITDHFVSELAKGLSVEGGSIPMNPTWVMSYPDGYETGTYLALDMGGTNLRVCQISLTEEKSEFDILQSKYRMPEELKSGTSEELWEYIAECLYQFLETHHGDCSKLEKIPLGFTFSYPATQNYIDEGILQRWTKGFDIDGVEGKNIVPMFEEALKARGVPIKLAAIINDTTGTLIASAYTDTAMKIGCIFGTGCNAAYMEDCGSIPKIADLNLPADLPMAINCEWGAFDNEHKVLPRTAYDVTIDKESPRPGQQAFEKMIAGLYLGEIFRLILVDLHDNKAIHIFENQDIALLRKPYSLDASFLSAIEEYVFVLLGLRTLLIVCFRDPWENLTETYDLFVKKLNLKPTRPELELVRRTAELIGTRAARLSACGVAAICKKKGYESCHVGADGSVFNKYPYFKERGAQALREILDWPVKTDKKAEDPIEVLTAEDGSGVGAALIAALTLKRINEGNMAGILHPENFK; encoded by the exons ATGGTCGGTCTCGGTCCTCGACGTCCTCCCTCCCGAAAGG GATCAATGGCCGATGTCCCTAAGGATCTCGCCGATGAGATTCacaagctcgagaagctctttACGGTAGAGCCCGCTaagctcaaggagatcaCCGACCACTTTGTCTCCGAATTGGCCAAAG GCCTCAGTGTTGAGGGGGGTAGCATC CCTATGAATCCTACCTGGGTCATGTCATACCCCGATGGCTATGAAACCGGAACTTACCTGGCCCTGGATATGGGCGGAACAAACCTGCGAGTCTGCCAGATCAGCCTGACCGAAGAGAAATCCGAGTTCGATATCCTCCAGTCCAAGTACCGCATGCCCGAGGAGCTCAAGTCTGGTACATCTGAAGAGCTTTGGGAATACATTGCCGAGTGTCTTTACCAATTCCTCGAGACTCACCACGGAGACTGCAGCAAGCTGGAGAAAATCCCTCTGGGTTTCACATTTTCATATCCTGCCACCCAGAACTACATCGATGAGGGTATTCTACAGCGATGGACCAAGGGCTTCGACATTGATGGTGTGGAGGGCAAGAACATCGTGCCCATGTTTGAGGAGGCCCTGAAGGCTCGC GGCGTCCCCATCAAGCTTGCGGCTATCATTAATGATACTACTGGCACATTGATCGCTTCAGCCTATACTGATACCGCCATGAAGATCGGCTGCATCTTCGGTACGGGATGCAATGCTGCTTACATGGAAGACTGTGGTTCCATTCCCAAGATTGCCGACCTAAATTTGCCCGCTGATCTGCCCATGGCCATCAACTGCGAGTGGGGAGCTTTTGACAATGAGCACAAGGTCCTTCCCCGAACTGCCTACGATGTGACTATCGATAAGGAGTCTCCTCGCCCTGGACAACAGGCCTTCGAAAAGATGATTGCTGGTCTCTACCTCGGCGAGATTTTCCGACTCATCCTCGTCGACCTTCACGATAACAAGGCCATCCATATCTTTGAGAACCAGGACATTGCTCTGCTACGCAAGCCTTACTCCCTCGATGCTTCCTTCCTGTCTGCTATTGAAGAGTACGTTTTTGTTTTGCTGGGGCTACGCACACTGCTAATTGTCTGCTTTAGGGACCCCTGGGAGAACCTGACTGAGACGTATGATCTcttcgtcaagaagctgaatCTGAAGCCCACACGTCCCGAACTGGAGCTCGTTCGAAGGACCGCCGAGCTCATCGGCACACGTGCTGCTCGCCTTTCGGCTTGTGGTGTCGCTGCTATctgcaagaagaagggttaCGAATCTTGCCACGTCGGTGCTGATGGCTCCGTGTTCAACAAGTACCCCTACTTCAAGGAGCGAGGAGCTCAGGCTCTGCGAGAGATTCTCGACTGGCCTGTGAAGACcgacaagaaggctgaggacCCTATTGAGGTTCTTACTGCCGAGGACGGCAGTGGTGTCGGCGCCGCCCTGATTGCCGCCCTGACCCTTAAGCGAATCAATGAGGGCAACATGGCGGGTATCCTTCATCCCGAGAACTTCAAATAG
- a CDS encoding hexokinase, translated as MNPTWVMSYPDGYETGTYLALDMGGTNLRVCQISLTEEKSEFDILQSKYRMPEELKSGTSEELWEYIAECLYQFLETHHGDCSKLEKIPLGFTFSYPATQNYIDEGILQRWTKGFDIDGVEGKNIVPMFEEALKARGVPIKLAAIINDTTGTLIASAYTDTAMKIGCIFGTGCNAAYMEDCGSIPKIADLNLPADLPMAINCEWGAFDNEHKVLPRTAYDVTIDKESPRPGQQAFEKMIAGLYLGEIFRLILVDLHDNKAIHIFENQDIALLRKPYSLDASFLSAIEEYVFVLLGLRTLLIVCFRDPWENLTETYDLFVKKLNLKPTRPELELVRRTAELIGTRAARLSACGVAAICKKKGYESCHVGADGSVFNKYPYFKERGAQALREILDWPVKTDKKAEDPIEVLTAEDGSGVGAALIAALTLKRINEGNMAGILHPENFK; from the exons ATGAATCCTACCTGGGTCATGTCATACCCCGATGGCTATGAAACCGGAACTTACCTGGCCCTGGATATGGGCGGAACAAACCTGCGAGTCTGCCAGATCAGCCTGACCGAAGAGAAATCCGAGTTCGATATCCTCCAGTCCAAGTACCGCATGCCCGAGGAGCTCAAGTCTGGTACATCTGAAGAGCTTTGGGAATACATTGCCGAGTGTCTTTACCAATTCCTCGAGACTCACCACGGAGACTGCAGCAAGCTGGAGAAAATCCCTCTGGGTTTCACATTTTCATATCCTGCCACCCAGAACTACATCGATGAGGGTATTCTACAGCGATGGACCAAGGGCTTCGACATTGATGGTGTGGAGGGCAAGAACATCGTGCCCATGTTTGAGGAGGCCCTGAAGGCTCGC GGCGTCCCCATCAAGCTTGCGGCTATCATTAATGATACTACTGGCACATTGATCGCTTCAGCCTATACTGATACCGCCATGAAGATCGGCTGCATCTTCGGTACGGGATGCAATGCTGCTTACATGGAAGACTGTGGTTCCATTCCCAAGATTGCCGACCTAAATTTGCCCGCTGATCTGCCCATGGCCATCAACTGCGAGTGGGGAGCTTTTGACAATGAGCACAAGGTCCTTCCCCGAACTGCCTACGATGTGACTATCGATAAGGAGTCTCCTCGCCCTGGACAACAGGCCTTCGAAAAGATGATTGCTGGTCTCTACCTCGGCGAGATTTTCCGACTCATCCTCGTCGACCTTCACGATAACAAGGCCATCCATATCTTTGAGAACCAGGACATTGCTCTGCTACGCAAGCCTTACTCCCTCGATGCTTCCTTCCTGTCTGCTATTGAAGAGTACGTTTTTGTTTTGCTGGGGCTACGCACACTGCTAATTGTCTGCTTTAGGGACCCCTGGGAGAACCTGACTGAGACGTATGATCTcttcgtcaagaagctgaatCTGAAGCCCACACGTCCCGAACTGGAGCTCGTTCGAAGGACCGCCGAGCTCATCGGCACACGTGCTGCTCGCCTTTCGGCTTGTGGTGTCGCTGCTATctgcaagaagaagggttaCGAATCTTGCCACGTCGGTGCTGATGGCTCCGTGTTCAACAAGTACCCCTACTTCAAGGAGCGAGGAGCTCAGGCTCTGCGAGAGATTCTCGACTGGCCTGTGAAGACcgacaagaaggctgaggacCCTATTGAGGTTCTTACTGCCGAGGACGGCAGTGGTGTCGGCGCCGCCCTGATTGCCGCCCTGACCCTTAAGCGAATCAATGAGGGCAACATGGCGGGTATCCTTCATCCCGAGAACTTCAAATAG
- a CDS encoding arginine N-methyltransferase 2, with translation MPLIMAPKIDDSMPARISSDCPDEIREVLYHAWGHDRSGLQKLLKTTGKANAQDPKTGETPLHAAIRACGPASGDDDDQEEDGSVEEAKEIVHDLFLRGAIWNDVDSNNETPGCLALRLGRKPLYNLCVEAGVRAELLFALMGDYEALSSGSDDGDEEMEAEQDDEEAPQLVSAEDTAPPPEEPKFIPPDAQEKQVTSEEYLNSKLVYDDAKLVDSDLNGVMMAWETDIMRRSVAALIPDSAPGKRILNIGFGMGIVDGMFADLKPSRHHIIEAHPSVLEHLSKDESKFGPSWENSGPEEGAFKVHKGKWQDIVPKLLEDGEVYDAIYFDTFGEDYSQLRHFFSECIIGIMDQDGKFSFFNGLGADRKICYDVYTKVVEMQCADAGLDVEWEESDVDMSGLEKAGEGEWEGVRRRYWTLDKYRLPICTFMG, from the exons ATGCCCCTCATCATGGCTCCCAAAATCGATGATTCTATGCCGGCGCGCATCTCCTCCGATTGCCCAGACGAGATTCGAGAAGTCTTGTACCATGCCTGGGGCCATGATAGAAGTGGTCTGCAGAAACTGCTAAAAACCACCGGCAAGGCAAATGCTCAGGACCCCAAGACTGGGGAGACACCCTTACATGCAGCTATACGTGCCTGCGGGCCTGCTTCTGGGGACGATGACGATCAGGAAGAGGATGGCTCCGTTGAGGAGGCCAAAGAGATAGTTCACGATCTCTTCCTGAGAGGTGCAATTTGGAACGATGTCGATAGCAACAATGAGACACCAGGGTGCCTTGCCCTTAGGCTTGGCCGTAAGCCTCTATACAACCTTTGTGTGGAGGCTGGAGTGCGAGCTGAACTCCTGTTCGCTCTTATGGGGGATTATGAAGCACTATCATCTGGTTCAGATGATGGTGACGAAGAGATGGAAGCGGAAcaagatgacgaagaagctCCTCAACTGGTATCCGCTGAAGACACCGCCCCTCCTCCAGAAGAACCCAAGTTCATTCCTCCCGATGCTCAAGAGAAGCAAGTCACAAGCGAGGAATATCTAAATTCGAAACTTGTATATGATGATGCCAAGCTTGTCGACTCTGACCTCAACGGTGTCATGATGGCCTGGGAGACCGATATCATGCGCCGGTCTGTTGCCGCTCTGATTCCCGACTCAGCACCTGGTAAACGTATCCTGAACATTGGTTTCGGCATGGGTATCGTCGATGGCATGTTCGCTGATTTGAAACCCTCACGCCATCATATCATCGAGGCACACCCAAGCGTTCTTGAGCACCTCTCCAAGGATGAATCCAAATTTGGCCCTAGTTGGGAGAACAGCGGCCCTGAAGAGGGAGCCTTTAAGGTGCACAAGGGCAAGTGGCAAGATATTGTACCAAAACTACTGGAGGATGGTGAGGTTTATGATGCCATTTACTTCGACACCTTTGGCGAAGACTACTCTCAGCTACGTCACTTCTTCTCCGAGTGCATCATTGGCATTATGGACCAGGACGGCAAGTTTAGCTTTTTCAATGGCCTTGGAGCTGACAGAAAAATCTGCTACGACGTATACACCAAGGTGGTCGAGATGCAGTGCGCCGATGCAGGGCTCGATGTCGAGTGGGAGGAGAGTGATGTAGACATGTCTGGTCTAGAGAAGGCTGGCGAGGGAGAGTGGGAGGGCGTACGGAGACGATACTGGACCCTAGACA AATACCGGTTGCCTATTTGCACATTCATGGGCTAG